Proteins co-encoded in one Saprospira grandis genomic window:
- a CDS encoding VTC domain-containing protein — translation MSLKEQTAWRYERKYVVLGYRPAEIEILLRQLPFAWRKAHAPRWLHNIYFDSIDWHCYRANLAGSSQRYKYRLRFYGPWQNAWQPARLELKQKTGELGRKQIWELPKLDVNSPKMQLAALLDHAPHKGYAWAPKVYNCYYRQYYSALNGRLRLTLDSQQAAAAIWPSSYWQPKGEKAMDGLILELKYGPEEANLAEELAQQIPFRLSKNSKYIQAVQQCYRF, via the coding sequence ATGTCTTTAAAAGAGCAAACGGCTTGGCGATACGAGCGTAAGTATGTAGTTTTAGGGTATCGGCCAGCAGAGATAGAAATTTTGCTGCGGCAACTGCCTTTTGCTTGGCGAAAAGCGCATGCTCCTCGTTGGCTACACAATATTTATTTTGATAGCATAGATTGGCATTGTTATCGGGCCAATTTGGCGGGCAGCAGTCAGCGCTATAAGTATCGTTTGCGTTTTTATGGGCCTTGGCAAAATGCTTGGCAGCCAGCCCGTTTGGAGCTAAAGCAAAAAACAGGAGAATTGGGCCGAAAGCAAATTTGGGAGCTGCCTAAGTTGGATGTTAACTCGCCAAAAATGCAGTTAGCCGCTCTGCTCGACCATGCTCCGCATAAGGGCTATGCTTGGGCCCCAAAGGTCTATAATTGCTACTATCGGCAGTATTACTCGGCCCTAAATGGGCGTTTGCGCCTGACCCTAGACAGCCAACAAGCTGCAGCTGCCATTTGGCCCAGTTCCTATTGGCAGCCCAAGGGAGAAAAAGCGATGGACGGCCTAATTCTAGAGCTAAAATATGGTCCAGAAGAGGCCAATTTAGCAGAAGAGCTGGCCCAGCAAATCCCCTTTCGATTAAGCAAAAACTCAAAATATATACAGGCCGTGCAGCAATGCTACCGCTTTTAA
- a CDS encoding toxin-antitoxin system YwqK family antitoxin, which produces MHYLIYSFCTILLCANFSVLQAQREVKEQWPNGQLKAKGQLNADNKKVGRWEYYYENGNKEAEGSYNGRGISKTIEVCKKSKRSALEEDYSAREGQWTFFYGSGDKKASVSYQGGCPSGRMQRWHKNGQKAEEVEYVDCRPIGARTLWDKEGRKYFETQLLGEGKTMDVEWYANGQMKSQIPYRNGDQYGRVKRWYANGQKEEDVMMKETRVHGSYRSWYPNGSPQRQFFSINNVMSGEYKEWSESGQLVREIVEMQDEKAILVKSYWDNGQLKYQGKSNMPSSLSIHRWSQTRHGSWIYWDKQGNVMKTEYYDNGRLRTTEMP; this is translated from the coding sequence ATGCATTATCTTATATATTCATTTTGCACCATTCTTCTTTGTGCTAACTTCTCGGTCCTTCAGGCGCAAAGAGAAGTAAAGGAACAATGGCCCAATGGTCAGCTTAAGGCCAAAGGGCAGCTCAATGCCGACAATAAAAAGGTGGGCCGCTGGGAGTACTATTATGAAAATGGAAATAAAGAGGCCGAAGGTAGCTATAATGGCCGTGGAATTTCTAAAACTATTGAGGTCTGTAAAAAATCAAAACGCAGCGCCCTAGAAGAAGACTATAGCGCAAGAGAAGGCCAATGGACCTTTTTCTATGGCTCTGGAGATAAGAAGGCAAGCGTAAGCTATCAGGGCGGTTGCCCTAGCGGAAGGATGCAGCGATGGCACAAAAATGGCCAAAAAGCCGAAGAAGTAGAGTATGTCGATTGCCGCCCTATTGGCGCAAGAACGCTCTGGGATAAAGAAGGCCGCAAGTATTTTGAAACCCAATTGCTAGGCGAAGGCAAAACCATGGATGTAGAATGGTACGCCAATGGCCAAATGAAATCTCAAATTCCTTATCGCAATGGCGACCAATACGGCCGCGTTAAACGCTGGTACGCCAATGGCCAAAAAGAAGAGGATGTCATGATGAAGGAAACCCGAGTACACGGTAGCTACCGCTCTTGGTACCCCAATGGCTCGCCTCAACGACAGTTTTTCTCTATCAATAATGTAATGAGTGGAGAGTATAAGGAATGGAGCGAGTCCGGACAGTTGGTCCGCGAAATTGTAGAAATGCAAGACGAAAAAGCCATCTTGGTCAAAAGCTACTGGGATAATGGCCAACTCAAATATCAAGGGAAGTCCAATATGCCCAGCTCTCTGAGTATCCACCGCTGGTCGCAAACCCGTCATGGAAGCTGGATCTACTGGGATAAACAAGGCAATGTCATGAAAACCGAATACTATGATAATGGCCGCCTAAGAACTACAGAAATGCCCTAA
- a CDS encoding vWA domain-containing protein translates to MQEDFSSIQKWRLLLGKAAENPEDKTELSAEANAMDQCLGALYNQNDGQAGLGDSSPQVNRWLGDIRKYFPAPLVQIMQKDAFDRLGLEEMLLEPELLESLEPNVELLSTLLSLNKVIPEKTRETARLLVQKVVEELKRKLENPLRQAVKGALNRSVRNRRPRHKEIDWLRTIRLNLKHYQQDYKTVVPERLIGSGKKGQSLKEIILCVDQSGSMGSSLVYSSIFGAVLASLPALRSQMIVFDTEVVDLSAYMQEPVDLLFGTQLGGGTDINKALAYAQKSIRSPQNTTIVLISDLYEGGDSQALLQRLVQLKKTGVQLISLLALNDQGAPIYDRDMAQKFAQLGSPAFACTPQQFPSLIAAALEKKDIHHWLNQEGISPK, encoded by the coding sequence ATGCAAGAAGATTTTAGCAGTATCCAAAAATGGCGCTTGCTCCTCGGCAAAGCAGCCGAAAACCCAGAAGATAAAACCGAGCTCTCCGCAGAGGCCAACGCAATGGACCAATGCCTAGGGGCACTCTATAACCAAAATGATGGACAGGCTGGCTTAGGCGATTCTTCGCCCCAGGTGAATCGCTGGCTGGGCGATATCCGAAAGTATTTTCCCGCCCCCCTGGTCCAAATTATGCAAAAAGATGCTTTCGACCGCCTCGGCCTAGAAGAAATGCTGCTAGAACCCGAATTGCTGGAGTCTCTAGAACCCAATGTAGAGCTACTCAGCACTTTGCTTTCGCTCAATAAGGTGATTCCCGAAAAAACAAGGGAAACCGCCCGCCTGCTGGTCCAAAAAGTAGTCGAAGAACTCAAAAGAAAACTCGAAAATCCCCTGCGCCAAGCCGTAAAAGGCGCCCTGAACCGCTCGGTCCGCAATCGCCGGCCCCGACATAAAGAAATCGATTGGCTAAGAACTATCCGCCTCAACCTTAAGCATTATCAACAGGATTATAAAACAGTAGTGCCCGAACGCCTTATCGGCTCTGGCAAAAAAGGCCAATCCCTTAAAGAAATTATTCTTTGTGTAGACCAAAGTGGCTCTATGGGCAGCTCGCTGGTCTATAGCTCCATTTTTGGGGCGGTGCTCGCCTCTCTGCCCGCTCTGCGCTCCCAAATGATTGTTTTTGATACCGAAGTAGTCGACCTTAGCGCCTATATGCAAGAACCCGTAGACCTCCTTTTTGGTACCCAATTGGGCGGCGGAACCGATATCAATAAGGCCCTGGCTTATGCCCAAAAGTCTATCCGATCTCCCCAAAATACAACCATAGTCCTCATTAGCGATCTCTATGAAGGCGGCGATAGCCAAGCCCTGCTCCAAAGGCTGGTCCAACTCAAAAAAACAGGCGTGCAGCTTATTTCGCTACTCGCCCTAAATGACCAAGGTGCCCCAATCTACGATCGAGATATGGCCCAAAAATTTGCCCAATTAGGTAGCCCAGCTTTTGCTTGCACTCCCCAACAGTTTCCTAGCCTGATTGCCGCAGCCCTAGAGAAAAAAGATATTCACCATTGGCTCAATCAAGAAGGAATTAGCCCCAAATAA
- a CDS encoding YbjQ family protein codes for MIISNTEGLPGREIQEVLGLVRGSTVRARNVGRDFFAGLKNIVGGEIEEYTKLQADAREQALQRMIQDAENLGADAVVNVRFTSSTISQGASEVLAYGTAVKLG; via the coding sequence ATGATTATATCGAATACAGAAGGGCTGCCAGGCCGAGAGATCCAAGAAGTTTTGGGTTTGGTTCGGGGCAGTACGGTTAGGGCTCGGAATGTGGGTCGTGATTTTTTTGCTGGCCTCAAGAACATTGTTGGAGGCGAGATAGAAGAGTACACCAAGCTACAGGCGGATGCTAGAGAGCAGGCCTTGCAGCGGATGATTCAGGATGCGGAAAATTTGGGGGCGGATGCTGTAGTGAATGTACGTTTTACGAGTTCAACTATTTCTCAGGGGGCTTCTGAGGTATTGGCCTATGGAACGGCTGTAAAATTAGGATAA
- a CDS encoding GTP-binding protein, with protein MAEQQLGVTILSGFLGAGKTTLLKHILENQEGLKVALIVNDMAELNIDARLIKQGQALRQTEEKMIELSNGCICCTLREDLIIEATALAKTGDFDYLLIESTGISEPVPLAQTFSLEGIEGNEELRSLCRLDCMVTVVDASRFLQDFSSADNIVDRQLTDDLNDTRPIVNLLTEQIEFANLILLNKTDLVTQEEKEQLIHLLRKFNAGAKIIATQESKVDLKELINTHSFDYEEAAQSAVWIQELQGEHHPESEEYGIGSFVFRDPRPFHPERFWNWLSQEFPQDILRSKGMFWIASRPKLALNWSQAGGSLRADLAGYWWGSFTQEELDQHPVFQAHKETLMARWTPPFDDRLNELVFIGLDLDVPTYRKELTACLCTEEEIQAWKDGEFYATDPFPRFS; from the coding sequence ATGGCAGAACAGCAGTTGGGCGTAACTATTCTTAGTGGTTTCTTGGGCGCAGGAAAAACCACTTTGCTCAAGCATATTCTAGAAAATCAAGAGGGCCTAAAGGTAGCACTCATCGTTAATGATATGGCCGAGCTCAATATTGATGCTCGCCTCATTAAGCAAGGCCAAGCCCTTAGGCAGACAGAAGAAAAAATGATCGAATTGAGCAATGGCTGCATTTGCTGCACCCTCCGAGAAGATCTAATTATAGAAGCAACGGCCCTAGCCAAAACTGGCGATTTCGATTATCTTCTGATCGAAAGTACGGGCATTAGCGAGCCCGTTCCCCTGGCCCAAACCTTTAGCCTAGAAGGTATTGAGGGCAATGAAGAGCTGCGCTCCCTTTGTCGCCTAGATTGTATGGTGACAGTGGTAGACGCCAGCCGATTCCTTCAAGATTTTTCTAGCGCCGACAATATCGTCGATCGCCAACTCACCGATGACCTTAACGATACTCGTCCTATCGTTAATTTGCTTACCGAACAAATCGAGTTTGCCAATCTGATTCTACTCAATAAAACAGATTTGGTCACTCAAGAGGAAAAGGAGCAGTTGATCCACCTTTTGCGCAAGTTTAATGCTGGGGCCAAGATTATAGCTACGCAAGAGTCTAAGGTAGACCTTAAGGAGCTGATCAATACCCATAGTTTTGACTATGAAGAGGCCGCCCAATCTGCAGTTTGGATCCAAGAGCTGCAAGGGGAGCATCATCCAGAATCTGAGGAGTACGGCATTGGCTCTTTCGTTTTTAGAGATCCTCGGCCCTTTCATCCCGAACGCTTCTGGAACTGGCTCAGCCAAGAGTTTCCCCAAGATATTCTGCGCTCTAAAGGCATGTTTTGGATCGCTAGCCGTCCCAAACTGGCCCTGAACTGGTCGCAAGCAGGCGGTAGCTTAAGAGCCGATTTAGCTGGCTATTGGTGGGGCAGTTTTACGCAAGAAGAATTGGACCAACATCCCGTTTTTCAGGCCCATAAAGAAACACTGATGGCCCGCTGGACCCCTCCCTTTGATGACCGCCTCAATGAATTGGTTTTTATTGGTCTAGACCTAGATGTCCCTACTTATCGCAAGGAGCTGACGGCTTGCCTTTGTACCGAAGAAGAGATCCAAGCTTGGAAAGATGGCGAGTTTTATGCCACTGACCCCTTTCCAAGATTTTCATAG
- a CDS encoding tetratricopeptide repeat protein: MEEKVLQKYLEKLLQIQARPTHFGEQDFRIALSELNLTAEEQKALAQEFEQRFKLGSNYYQAKNYDKAIEQLETAKAIEPYHLACHLLLTDAYKLRYLAEHKPADYERSLALCQEGLRLQSHNPFFSGVETAIEKYQQGRHQLRWAMLGLFPLAGLLLAGLYFGAQANLSSSALLAMTLGFSLFVAAFSASFYWHYAKRKKALKRERISLKFVVKK; the protein is encoded by the coding sequence ATGGAAGAGAAGGTCCTGCAAAAATACCTGGAGAAGCTACTCCAAATACAAGCTCGCCCAACTCATTTTGGCGAGCAGGACTTTCGCATTGCCCTGAGCGAACTCAATTTGACGGCGGAGGAACAAAAGGCCTTAGCGCAAGAATTTGAGCAGCGTTTTAAGTTGGGCAGCAACTATTATCAGGCAAAAAACTACGATAAAGCCATCGAGCAATTGGAGACGGCCAAGGCCATTGAGCCCTATCATTTGGCTTGTCATTTATTGCTAACCGATGCCTATAAATTGCGTTATTTGGCCGAGCATAAACCAGCTGATTATGAACGGAGCTTGGCCCTTTGCCAGGAGGGTTTGCGGCTACAATCGCATAATCCATTTTTCTCTGGAGTAGAGACGGCTATCGAAAAATACCAGCAGGGCCGGCATCAGCTGCGTTGGGCCATGCTGGGGCTTTTTCCCTTGGCGGGCCTATTGTTGGCGGGCCTCTATTTTGGGGCGCAGGCCAATTTATCTAGCTCGGCATTGTTGGCGATGACCCTTGGGTTTAGCCTTTTCGTAGCGGCCTTTTCGGCCTCCTTCTACTGGCATTATGCCAAGCGCAAAAAGGCCTTAAAGCGAGAGCGCATTTCGCTAAAATTTGTCGTTAAAAAATAA
- the rseP gene encoding RIP metalloprotease RseP, whose product MEYLIVAIQFILSLSILVTLHEFGHFLPARWFGMRVEKFYLFFDPWFALFKTQRGETEWGVGWLPLGGYVKIAGMIDESMDTEQLNQPPQEWEFRSKPAWQRLVVMLGGVTVNFILGFFIFGMLLWVYGEKKLPAENVRYGVAVMELGQEMGLKTGDKILKVGNKELDYFTSGVVLQEIVINMAKTLEVEREGAKIELNIPDSTAGKLASNKAGFMEIRVPMVAGDFSKESTAKAAGMEKGDSIIACNGMEVHFFDEFVREVQRQKDQELSITVIRSGEDKPLVLKVKPNEDGKVGVAPFGPDRYMEFETIKHGPLTAFPLGLQKGWNFLYSNIKAMGQMVTGSGHVKATESLGGFISIAKLFPTEWQWERFWYMTAVLSLILGFMNLLPIPALDGGHAVFLLIEIIMRRPVPQKVMEKAQVVGFILLISLLLFANGMDFIRWFKG is encoded by the coding sequence ATGGAATATCTGATTGTCGCAATACAATTTATCCTTAGTTTATCCATTTTGGTCACCTTACATGAGTTTGGCCATTTTTTGCCAGCTCGTTGGTTTGGCATGCGTGTAGAAAAGTTCTATCTCTTTTTTGATCCTTGGTTTGCGCTTTTCAAGACGCAGCGAGGCGAAACAGAATGGGGTGTGGGATGGCTGCCTTTAGGGGGCTATGTAAAAATTGCGGGCATGATTGACGAGAGCATGGACACCGAGCAGCTCAATCAGCCGCCACAAGAGTGGGAATTTCGTTCTAAGCCAGCTTGGCAGCGTTTGGTTGTGATGCTGGGCGGAGTAACGGTCAATTTCATTCTAGGGTTCTTCATTTTTGGGATGTTGCTTTGGGTTTATGGCGAGAAAAAGCTGCCCGCAGAAAATGTTCGCTATGGGGTGGCCGTGATGGAATTGGGCCAAGAAATGGGCCTAAAAACTGGCGATAAAATCTTGAAGGTCGGTAATAAAGAGCTCGACTATTTTACCTCTGGGGTGGTCTTGCAAGAGATTGTCATCAATATGGCCAAGACCTTGGAGGTAGAGCGGGAAGGCGCTAAAATTGAGCTGAATATTCCCGATAGCACTGCCGGCAAACTGGCCTCAAACAAGGCGGGCTTTATGGAAATCCGAGTACCTATGGTGGCTGGAGACTTCAGCAAGGAGTCTACGGCAAAGGCCGCAGGCATGGAAAAAGGAGACTCTATTATTGCCTGTAATGGGATGGAAGTGCACTTTTTTGATGAATTTGTTCGGGAAGTACAGCGACAGAAAGATCAGGAACTAAGCATTACGGTTATTCGCTCGGGAGAAGACAAGCCGCTTGTGCTCAAAGTGAAGCCTAATGAAGACGGAAAAGTGGGGGTAGCTCCTTTTGGTCCTGATCGTTATATGGAATTTGAAACCATTAAGCATGGGCCTTTGACGGCCTTCCCCTTGGGGCTACAAAAAGGTTGGAACTTCCTTTACTCCAACATCAAGGCGATGGGCCAAATGGTTACGGGCAGTGGTCATGTGAAAGCCACAGAAAGCTTGGGTGGCTTTATCTCTATCGCCAAATTATTTCCAACAGAATGGCAATGGGAGCGCTTCTGGTACATGACCGCCGTGCTTTCGCTCATTTTGGGCTTCATGAATCTTTTGCCTATTCCCGCTTTAGATGGCGGACATGCCGTCTTTTTGTTGATAGAAATCATCATGCGCCGCCCAGTTCCACAAAAAGTAATGGAAAAGGCGCAGGTAGTGGGCTTTATTTTGCTCATTAGCCTATTATTATTTGCCAACGGTATGGACTTTATTCGTTGGTTTAAAGGATAA
- a CDS encoding alpha-2-macroglobulin family protein → MAFKAIDEKGQAVKVSGQIFNSQGQYLQDFSSYHAGMGSLLFQPKAGERYYAKVLSPKVKKDSFALPQVESSKSLGLRLRSQSSQFLDLDILSSKEQAAFLVLHQQQQPYYSKDLKLAVGASPLQIPIADLPMGLVQLTLFDAEMQPIAERLVFANAEKRLQIQIQTPKEKYLPREQVELDIRVTDHLGKAVNGQFALSVVDESLLSFADDEEPHILASLLLSSQLKGKIASPNFYFDEADDLEREKPHIHRPTALDQLLLTQGWRNFDWKQLEQAPNYAHQAEKARFLGKVVDAQGQGIPNVELQLGGKSFSTNEAGEYNIFWPNYQGAVQAKLSNQGFLDQVVSFSVYGQQSNIVYYRQIKLSGKVQQEEKPDRHFKKGKLQFYGRGRYLGEAKINKKGEYQISISEEVSEARLVQGQISLPTKRVQLQGKGENRRANFQFSKKAVVERKKERAIAQLQLARRSKRAQVRQLEAPQFDDAVLELEEDRMGMLGGVGVPPPPPPPPPPPPALLFEIGNKVEEKALPEEVEARKDIAEDDALMGKRRPMPKPMPRREEERQKEQLRTVIMQIDRARTFYAPAYTAEQAMPEKRTDFRKTLYWAPLIQLKNGRAKLSFYCSDAITQFKVVVEGCGQTGGVGRQDSRFFVQTPLSVSAKLPAQVLKQDRLEIPVSIANRSDQLQKVQLSLDLPEGISLLTDLEPIIELAPAKAITKFVAVKIGQEAQSGKLVLALKGEAFNDAMEQDIVILDKGFPVRSVYAGQALKNRMQLHLEKPVAGSIRAQFKVYPNSLDQVMDGIASMMRMPSGCFEQTSSSNYPNLLALNYLRSSNQSRPALEAQAKEYLEVGYGRLTGYESPSGGFDWWGRDPGHEALTAYGLMQFIDMQAVFDVDPALITRTQKWLLSRRNGQGGWKKNPNHLHSWATSEITDAYIVWALAEAGLGQEIEKELTASYKQAVKSEDPYLTALVANALWAAKDKRGKSLLPFLRAAQQKDGAYKGAKCSVVNSTGQALLAETTALTAIALMRYDGLTAQVTKAIDFLPNCKNYYGYGSTQGTVLALKAILAYTELNKRAAESGRILVYKDGKKLFSQEFVAGQKEITLPDLTPYLSAGKQNIELRYEGCKQALPFELELAYNTSLPQNSAASVLRLQTRLLQSDIRMGQQASLEVQMKAEGQQNQPVVMAMIGIPAGLSPQLKQLKALQEQGHFEHFELFEDFVVLHLDQLQAQEERSFQLALKADIPGSYESSASSVFRYYTQEERQWAAPLAINILP, encoded by the coding sequence TTGGCCTTTAAGGCTATAGATGAAAAGGGGCAGGCCGTCAAGGTTTCGGGACAAATCTTTAATAGTCAGGGCCAATACCTACAAGACTTTAGCAGCTATCATGCGGGCATGGGCAGTTTGTTATTTCAGCCCAAAGCTGGAGAGCGCTATTATGCCAAAGTACTCAGTCCCAAAGTAAAAAAGGATAGTTTTGCCCTACCGCAAGTAGAAAGCAGCAAAAGCCTAGGTTTGCGTTTGCGGAGTCAGAGCAGTCAGTTTCTAGACCTCGATATCTTGAGCAGCAAAGAGCAGGCTGCTTTTTTGGTCCTTCACCAACAGCAACAACCTTATTATAGTAAGGACCTAAAATTGGCCGTAGGAGCTAGCCCTTTGCAAATTCCCATAGCGGACTTACCTATGGGCCTAGTACAGCTCACCCTATTTGATGCAGAAATGCAGCCCATAGCCGAGCGTTTGGTCTTTGCCAATGCCGAGAAGCGTTTGCAAATTCAGATACAGACGCCCAAAGAGAAATATCTCCCTAGAGAGCAGGTAGAACTAGACATTCGGGTAACGGACCATTTAGGCAAGGCCGTTAATGGCCAATTTGCCTTATCGGTAGTCGATGAAAGTTTGCTCAGCTTTGCCGATGATGAAGAGCCGCATATTTTGGCCAGCCTCCTATTGAGCAGCCAGCTCAAAGGCAAGATTGCTTCGCCCAACTTTTACTTTGATGAGGCGGATGACCTAGAAAGAGAAAAACCCCATATTCATCGCCCTACTGCTTTGGACCAGCTACTGCTTACCCAAGGTTGGCGCAACTTTGACTGGAAACAGTTAGAACAAGCCCCCAACTATGCCCATCAGGCAGAAAAAGCTCGCTTTTTGGGCAAAGTGGTAGATGCCCAAGGGCAAGGTATCCCCAATGTTGAGCTTCAGCTAGGGGGAAAAAGTTTTAGCACCAATGAAGCAGGAGAATACAACATCTTTTGGCCCAACTATCAGGGAGCCGTACAAGCAAAATTGAGTAATCAGGGCTTTTTGGACCAAGTCGTTAGCTTTTCGGTTTATGGCCAACAGAGCAATATTGTCTACTATCGCCAAATTAAGCTATCGGGAAAAGTACAACAGGAAGAAAAGCCTGATCGTCACTTTAAAAAAGGAAAACTACAGTTTTATGGTCGGGGGCGCTACCTAGGCGAGGCCAAGATCAATAAGAAAGGAGAATATCAAATCAGTATTTCGGAAGAAGTAAGCGAAGCCCGCCTTGTTCAGGGGCAGATCTCGCTGCCCACAAAGCGGGTTCAGCTCCAAGGAAAGGGAGAAAACCGTAGGGCCAACTTTCAGTTTAGCAAAAAGGCGGTGGTAGAGCGCAAAAAGGAAAGAGCCATTGCTCAACTACAGCTAGCTCGTAGAAGCAAGCGGGCCCAAGTAAGACAACTAGAAGCTCCTCAGTTTGATGATGCCGTCTTGGAGCTCGAAGAGGATAGAATGGGAATGCTTGGAGGCGTAGGCGTTCCTCCCCCTCCGCCCCCTCCTCCTCCGCCCCCCCCTGCTTTACTATTTGAGATAGGGAACAAAGTAGAAGAAAAAGCCCTCCCAGAAGAAGTAGAAGCTCGCAAAGATATAGCAGAAGACGATGCTCTTATGGGCAAACGCAGACCTATGCCCAAGCCCATGCCTAGACGAGAAGAAGAAAGACAGAAAGAGCAACTACGTACTGTTATTATGCAAATTGATCGGGCCAGGACTTTCTATGCCCCTGCTTATACCGCAGAGCAGGCCATGCCTGAAAAGCGGACCGACTTTAGAAAAACCTTGTATTGGGCGCCCTTAATTCAGCTAAAGAATGGGCGGGCCAAACTAAGCTTTTACTGTAGCGATGCCATCACTCAATTTAAAGTGGTGGTAGAGGGTTGTGGACAAACAGGCGGTGTAGGTCGCCAAGACAGTCGCTTCTTTGTACAAACCCCATTGAGCGTATCGGCCAAGCTCCCGGCTCAGGTCCTCAAGCAAGATCGTTTAGAAATTCCGGTTAGCATCGCCAACCGCAGCGATCAGCTCCAAAAAGTACAGCTTAGCCTCGATCTTCCCGAGGGCATCAGCCTACTTACTGACTTAGAGCCAATAATCGAGCTAGCCCCTGCAAAGGCCATCACTAAATTTGTGGCAGTCAAAATTGGGCAAGAGGCCCAATCGGGCAAATTAGTGCTTGCCCTAAAAGGCGAAGCCTTTAATGATGCCATGGAGCAAGATATTGTCATCTTAGACAAAGGCTTTCCGGTCCGTTCGGTTTATGCGGGGCAGGCCCTAAAGAACCGCATGCAGCTCCACTTAGAAAAACCAGTAGCGGGAAGTATTCGGGCGCAATTTAAAGTTTACCCCAATAGTTTGGACCAAGTCATGGATGGCATTGCAAGCATGATGCGGATGCCTTCTGGTTGCTTTGAGCAAACCTCTAGTAGCAACTACCCCAACCTTTTGGCCCTCAACTACCTAAGAAGCAGCAATCAGAGTCGCCCCGCCCTAGAAGCGCAAGCCAAAGAATACCTAGAAGTAGGTTATGGCCGCTTGACGGGCTATGAATCGCCCTCTGGAGGTTTTGATTGGTGGGGACGGGACCCTGGGCATGAGGCCCTAACTGCCTATGGCTTGATGCAATTTATTGATATGCAAGCTGTATTTGATGTGGATCCCGCTTTGATCACGCGCACGCAAAAATGGTTACTATCTAGACGTAATGGCCAAGGGGGCTGGAAGAAAAACCCCAACCACCTACACTCTTGGGCCACTTCCGAAATCACCGATGCCTATATTGTTTGGGCTTTGGCAGAAGCTGGTTTGGGCCAAGAAATCGAAAAAGAGCTTACGGCTAGCTATAAGCAGGCAGTAAAGTCTGAAGACCCTTATCTAACCGCTTTGGTGGCCAATGCCCTTTGGGCGGCCAAAGACAAGCGAGGCAAGAGCCTGCTGCCCTTTTTGCGGGCGGCCCAACAAAAGGATGGTGCTTATAAGGGAGCAAAATGTTCGGTTGTTAACTCTACTGGGCAGGCGCTTTTGGCCGAAACGACAGCCCTAACGGCTATAGCCCTTATGCGCTATGATGGCTTGACGGCTCAGGTGACTAAGGCCATTGACTTTTTGCCCAACTGCAAAAACTACTATGGTTATGGCTCTACGCAGGGTACTGTTTTGGCCCTTAAAGCCATTTTGGCCTATACCGAACTGAATAAGCGGGCCGCAGAATCGGGCCGTATATTGGTCTATAAAGATGGGAAAAAGCTCTTTAGTCAGGAGTTTGTAGCGGGCCAAAAGGAAATTACTCTGCCCGATTTGACGCCCTACCTCAGCGCAGGCAAGCAAAACATAGAACTGCGTTATGAGGGTTGCAAGCAGGCCCTCCCCTTTGAGTTGGAATTGGCTTATAATACCAGCCTGCCTCAAAACTCGGCGGCTTCTGTACTGCGTTTGCAGACCCGTCTTTTGCAAAGCGATATTCGGATGGGACAGCAGGCTAGTCTAGAGGTCCAAATGAAGGCAGAAGGGCAGCAAAACCAGCCCGTAGTGATGGCCATGATTGGCATCCCCGCAGGTTTGTCGCCTCAGCTCAAGCAGCTAAAAGCCTTGCAAGAGCAGGGACATTTTGAGCATTTTGAGTTATTTGAAGACTTTGTGGTTTTGCATTTGGACCAACTACAGGCCCAAGAAGAGCGAAGTTTTCAGTTGGCGCTCAAAGCCGATATTCCAGGAAGCTATGAGAGCTCGGCCTCTTCTGTTTTCCGTTATTATACGCAGGAAGAGCGGCAATGGGCCGCCCCCTTAGCGATCAATATTTTGCCTTAA